GGCTCGTCGTCGGCGTCGGCCAGGTCGGCGGCCAGCTCTCCCTCGGTGGTGCGGAACATCGAGACGTTGTACGTGGCGAAGCGGACCGGCTCGATGGCGTGCCCGTGCCCGTGGCCGCCCGCGGCGGCCGGGCTCGCGGTGAGCAGCGGGACGGCGACTGCGGCCGCGAGGGCCAGGGCGCCGGTGGAGGCGCGTGTCGCGCCGGGACGGGAGGGGTGCACGAGGACCTCCGAGGGGACGGGGCGCCGGGGTCGACGCTCATCGACACGGTGCGGGAGACGGGTGGCGGCCGGGCGACGGGGCCGCGAACCGCTGGTGGTCGACCGCGTGGCGGTGACGGAGCGCAGGGCGGCCTACCCGCGCGTCGCGATCTCTGGAGGTGTCGGGGCGGTGCTGCCATCCTCGGACCGTGACCAGCGAGTTCCTCGCCCACCGGCCGCACCCGGCCCTGCGCGGGCTGGTCGCGATGATGGTCGGCTACCGGCAGACGGGGCTCACCCCCGCGCTGCACCGGGGCCTGCCGTCCCCGCACCTCACGCTGATCCTCACCCTGGACGAACCGCTGGAGTTGGTGGCCCATCCCGACCCGGGGCAGCCGCCCGGGAGCTGTGCGGCACTGGTCGGCGGCCTGCACACCCGGCCCGCGCTGATCGCCACCGGCACCCGGCAGGCCGGCGTCCAGGTGTCGCTGACGCCGGCGGGTGCCCGCGCCCTGCTCGGCGTTCCCGCGGGAGCGCTCCGGTCGCGGGACGAGCCCCTCGCCGACGTGCTGGGCGGCCCCGCCGCGGAGCTGCTCGACCGGGTCCGCGGAGCGGGCAGCTGGCCCGCCCGGTTCGCCGCGGTGGACGACGTCCTGGGCCGGCTCGCCCTCCGGGACGCGCCCGGAGCCGCGCCCGAGGTGACCCACGCCTGGCAGCTGACCACCGGGTCGGCCGGGCGACTGCCGGTCGCCACCGTCGCCGCGACCGTCGGCTGGTCCGAGCGGCACCTCCGTCAGCGGTTCACCGCCGAGTTCGGGCTGAGCCCCAAGGAGGCCGCCCGCGTGGTGCGCTTCGACGTGGCCCGCCGCCGGCTGGGCTCCGCGGTCGCCCGCGGATCGGATGTCGACCTGGCCGGACTGGCCGCCGGCGCCGGGTACGCCGACCAGGCCCACCTGACCCGGGAGTGGCGGGAGCTCGCCGGGCTGCCGCCCCGCCGGTGGCTGGCTGCCGAGCACCAGCTGCTCCGCGCCGACGCCGACGACCCGCTCCGATTCGTCCAAGACGGCCCCGCGCCCGTGTCGACATCCTGAGTCCATGACCGATACCGCTCCCCCACCCACCGTCTGGCCCGCCTTCCGCGCCCGGGACGCCCGAGCCGTGATCCGCTTCCTCGTCGACGCCCTCGGCTTCGAGGAGACCGCCGTGTACGCCGACGGCGACGTCGTCCAACACGCCCAGCTGGACTGGCCGCCCGGCGGCGGGGTGATGCTGGGCTCGGTGCGCGACGTCCCGGACGACCCCTGGCCGGCCACCCCGGGCACCGCGGCCGCCTACCTGGTCACCGACGACATCGCGGCGGTGCACGCCCGGGCGCGCGCCGCCGGTGCCGAGGTCGTCCAGCAGCTGCACGACACCGGCTACGGCGGTCAGGAGTTCGCCGTCCGCGATCCCGAGGGCAACCGGTGGAGCGTCGGCACCTACCGCGGCGAGCCGCGGCGGGCCCGCTGAACCGGGTTGAGCCGCGCGACCTGACGTGGAGCCGTGCCGTGACCCGGCTC
The Modestobacter marinus DNA segment above includes these coding regions:
- a CDS encoding VOC family protein, whose protein sequence is MTDTAPPPTVWPAFRARDARAVIRFLVDALGFEETAVYADGDVVQHAQLDWPPGGGVMLGSVRDVPDDPWPATPGTAAAYLVTDDIAAVHARARAAGAEVVQQLHDTGYGGQEFAVRDPEGNRWSVGTYRGEPRRAR
- a CDS encoding AraC family transcriptional regulator, which codes for MTSEFLAHRPHPALRGLVAMMVGYRQTGLTPALHRGLPSPHLTLILTLDEPLELVAHPDPGQPPGSCAALVGGLHTRPALIATGTRQAGVQVSLTPAGARALLGVPAGALRSRDEPLADVLGGPAAELLDRVRGAGSWPARFAAVDDVLGRLALRDAPGAAPEVTHAWQLTTGSAGRLPVATVAATVGWSERHLRQRFTAEFGLSPKEAARVVRFDVARRRLGSAVARGSDVDLAGLAAGAGYADQAHLTREWRELAGLPPRRWLAAEHQLLRADADDPLRFVQDGPAPVSTS